From Gimesia panareensis, the proteins below share one genomic window:
- a CDS encoding glycine zipper domain-containing protein has protein sequence MANGAGIGALAGAIIGSNSGDAGAGALIGAATGGLAGGLIGNAEDAREERDVAIAQANHERMARSAIHNNDVLQMAHNGVSDSVIMGAIRSRGGAFDLNPQTIIMLKQQGLSDQLIEFMQQHNYVSSTSEPVVVRERVVTSPSVVYVAPRPRPRYVRPHYGVHGHFHF, from the coding sequence GCAGGAGCAATTATCGGCAGTAATTCCGGCGATGCCGGCGCAGGAGCGTTGATTGGCGCTGCCACCGGCGGCCTGGCTGGCGGACTGATCGGGAATGCCGAGGATGCCCGGGAAGAACGCGATGTTGCGATTGCCCAGGCGAATCACGAGCGTATGGCCCGTTCAGCAATTCACAACAACGATGTGCTTCAGATGGCCCACAACGGCGTCAGCGATTCTGTGATCATGGGCGCCATTCGCAGTCGAGGCGGTGCTTTTGATCTCAATCCGCAGACGATCATCATGCTCAAGCAGCAGGGGCTGAGTGACCAGTTGATCGAATTCATGCAGCAGCACAACTACGTCAGCAGTACTTCCGAGCCCGTCGTCGTCCGGGAACGGGTCGTCACTTCACCGTCCGTGGTCTATGTAGCGCCGAGACCGCGTCCCCGCTATGTGCGGCCGCACTATGGAGTGCACGGCCACTTCCACTTTTAA